The window ATTCTGCGTTCATCTAACAGATCCCTTGATACGGATTTATCCTCGTATTCTTTAGCAATCATTGCATCTAAAACTTTAAATAAGACTGGCTTTTCCTTGGTCTTTTTCAATGAATCAATCAACATGACTCTTACCAAATCAGCATTTTCTTGACCAAATGCATAATAACTGCTTTCCATTCTATTAACGATGTTTTCTCCTTTTTCTTGATGACTTTCATGGGTTGCTGACTGAATAATCTTCATATACGCCTGGATGAAATTAGCTGTCAGTGTCTCTAAAATATCCTCTTTACTTTTGAAATGATAATAAATTAATGACTTAGGAACATTTGCCGCTCGCGCAATTTCTTCTATTCTAGACCCTTCAAAACTCTTAGACGAAAAAATTTCCAATGCTGCTTGTAAAATTTTCTCTTTGGCATTTTTTCTACCCATGATCACCTCTCCTTTTTATACTGAACGTTCATTCAACATTATTGTATACTGCTTGTAGGGTCATGTCAATAGCTACATGAAATTTCTTTTGTTTTAATGGATAATTCATCCATTAAAATGGGACTGTCTCATCAAAGCAAAATAATCACCTTATCGTTTCTAAAAACTTCTAGGTCAAAATTGCTTTTTGAGACAGTCCCATTTATCCAAAGTCCATGATCTGACTCTCCAACCATAACACTTTTCTCCTTATAACTTATAGAGTGGTAGCAAATGATGGTCATTAAAACAGTTGATATTTATTTCTCAATAATTCTAACAAATTATCTGGATTATCGTTTTCTAATGCAATGCCATCTTTATAAACATTCATGGTGGCTTTTTTACCAGAATGCTTACCAATAACAATTTTTCGGCTTCTGCCAAATAATTCTGGTGATATTTCTTCATAGGTTCTGGTATCTTTTAGAAGACCGTCAATATGAATACCAGACTCGTGAGAGAATGCATTTTCTCCCACAATTGGTTTTCCTGTATCAAGCCATCTTTTTGAGTAACTTTCAACCATTTTTGATACTTTCATAATGTGTTGCATGGCTAGTTGATCCTTACAACCTTCAACATAACGAATAACGGCTACGATTTCTTCTAACGGTGTATTGCCCGCACGCTCTCCTAAACCGTTTACACTACAGCTTATATAGGTTGCTCCTCCTTTAAATGCACCCAAAGCATTGGCTGTCCCCATACCTAAATCATTATGGCCATGAAAATCCAAGTCTACTTTTATATCCTGTCTTATCTGTTTTATGATGTCATAAACAGAAAAGGGATTCATGCGACCTACTGTATCTGCATATCTAACCCGTATTGCTCCTTCTTCCTGGGCTTTTTTATACAATTGAATAAGAAAGTTAATATCGGCTCTAGATGCATCTTCAGCACCAACAGATACTTCACATCCTTTTGATACAGCATATGAAACCACCTTCTGCATCTTTGATAACAGTTCTTTTCGAGTCATACGTAACTTCTTTTTAATGTGAATATCGGAAGCTGGTACGGTAATATGCACATTCTTGACACCTGTAAGAAGTGACTGATCAATATCCTTCATACACATCCTATTCCATGTAAGAATTTTTGCTTTTAGATGAAGTGCATTAATGGCTTTTATAACAGACCTTTCTTCTTCGCTCATAACTGGAATACCTGCTTCAATCATGTCAACACCCAGTTGATCGAGTGCTTTGGCTATCTCGATTTTTTGCATTTTAGAAAATTGAACACCTGCTGCTTGTTCACCGTCTCTCAAAGTCGTATCCACAATAAATAGTCTTGCCATCCAATCACCTCCTGATTAGTATTTGACAACTATTTTAAGTAGCATAAAGGGAACTAAAAATACAAGAAGCTGAATAACTGCTAACGTTACTGCTTGCATGATATCGTACTGATATAACGTGTATATTCGTGTGGTTACTGTTTGTGTTTTACCTGCAAAGTTTCCTGCAAACATGATGGTAGCACCAAATTCTCCTGCCCCTCGTAAAGCACATAAGATAACGCCTGTGACAATACTTCTGATACTTAGAGGCAAGCAAATTGATAATAATAGGGATTTATGTCCTGCCCCAAATACTTTTGCTGCTTCCAGAATCT is drawn from Vallitalea pronyensis and contains these coding sequences:
- a CDS encoding TetR/AcrR family transcriptional regulator, which produces MGRKNAKEKILQAALEIFSSKSFEGSRIEEIARAANVPKSLIYYHFKSKEDILETLTANFIQAYMKIIQSATHESHQEKGENIVNRMESSYYAFGQENADLVRVMLIDSLKKTKEKPVLFKVLDAMIAKEYEDKSVSRDLLDERRIVEFFTSFIPNYAYICFAEAWTKYFEIDRKKFDTLYLKAYEATHGAYHKQHQ
- a CDS encoding homocitrate synthase/isopropylmalate synthase family protein: MARLFIVDTTLRDGEQAAGVQFSKMQKIEIAKALDQLGVDMIEAGIPVMSEEERSVIKAINALHLKAKILTWNRMCMKDIDQSLLTGVKNVHITVPASDIHIKKKLRMTRKELLSKMQKVVSYAVSKGCEVSVGAEDASRADINFLIQLYKKAQEEGAIRVRYADTVGRMNPFSVYDIIKQIRQDIKVDLDFHGHNDLGMGTANALGAFKGGATYISCSVNGLGERAGNTPLEEIVAVIRYVEGCKDQLAMQHIMKVSKMVESYSKRWLDTGKPIVGENAFSHESGIHIDGLLKDTRTYEEISPELFGRSRKIVIGKHSGKKATMNVYKDGIALENDNPDNLLELLRNKYQLF